The following proteins come from a genomic window of Achromobacter sp. AONIH1:
- a CDS encoding helix-turn-helix transcriptional regulator produces MASFNRAVKTFSDRLKHARLLRGYTQEELARLARISQSAIGSYESSLRQSSRSARKLAQVLKVELEWLETGKGSMELPLDGYDLSNTLPPANVAEPAQRAGRKPRPQAPWPFPNISPSHFDALTQDERNMLEALVQTYIETAQARRSLKPRRKQN; encoded by the coding sequence GTGGCAAGCTTCAATCGCGCTGTGAAGACATTTTCAGACCGACTGAAGCACGCACGTCTCCTTCGCGGCTACACGCAAGAGGAGCTGGCGCGGCTTGCCCGAATCTCGCAAAGTGCAATCGGCAGCTACGAAAGCAGCCTGCGCCAATCGAGCCGTTCGGCGCGCAAGCTGGCCCAGGTGCTGAAAGTCGAACTCGAGTGGCTGGAAACCGGCAAGGGCTCGATGGAGTTGCCGCTGGACGGCTACGATCTCAGCAACACGCTGCCGCCGGCGAACGTGGCCGAACCGGCGCAGCGCGCGGGTCGCAAGCCGCGCCCGCAAGCGCCATGGCCCTTTCCGAATATTTCTCCGTCGCACTTCGACGCGTTGACGCAGGACGAACGGAACATGCTGGAAGCGCTGGTGCAGACCTACATCGAAACCGCGCAGGCGCGTCGCAGCCTGAAGCCACGCCGCAAACAAAACTAG
- a CDS encoding fumarylacetoacetate hydrolase family protein, with protein sequence MAAPTIPDHHLPADLDRALLVGRVWRQAPQDGPCVVAVRGGRMFDITAVAPTMADLLERPDRVELARLAPGEPLGDVRDWLASSLAGGPARLLAPCDLQPVKAAGVTFAVSLLERLIEEEAGGDAGQAEAIRERLQGLIGSDLSRLRPGSAEAMALKEALVARGQWSQYLEVGIGPDAEVFSKAPPMASVGYGARIGVLPESRWNNPEPELVLAVDSRGQIVGATLGNDVNLRDVEGRSALLLTRAKDNNGSCAIGPFIRLFDADFTLDSVRAAEVALRIDGPDGFSLAGVNLMSQISRDPLDLVRQTLGAHHQYPDGCMLFLGTMFSPTQDRHGPGSGFTHAMGDRVEIASGPLGALVNEVGECTAIPPWDFGLRALYASLARRGLLAGAATG encoded by the coding sequence ATGGCTGCTCCCACTATTCCCGATCATCACCTGCCCGCCGACCTGGACCGCGCTTTGCTGGTCGGCCGTGTCTGGCGCCAGGCGCCGCAGGACGGCCCCTGCGTGGTGGCGGTGCGCGGCGGCCGGATGTTCGACATCACCGCCGTGGCGCCGACCATGGCCGACCTGCTGGAGCGGCCCGACCGCGTCGAGCTGGCGCGGCTCGCGCCCGGCGAGCCGCTGGGCGACGTGCGCGACTGGCTGGCGTCCAGTCTGGCCGGCGGCCCGGCCCGCCTGCTGGCGCCTTGCGACCTGCAACCGGTGAAGGCCGCCGGCGTCACCTTCGCCGTCAGCCTGCTGGAACGCCTGATCGAGGAAGAGGCGGGCGGCGATGCCGGCCAGGCCGAGGCGATCCGCGAACGCCTGCAGGGCCTGATCGGCTCGGACCTGTCGCGGTTGCGGCCCGGCTCGGCCGAGGCCATGGCGCTGAAGGAAGCGCTGGTGGCGCGCGGCCAGTGGTCGCAATACCTGGAAGTGGGCATCGGCCCGGACGCCGAGGTCTTCTCCAAGGCGCCGCCCATGGCCTCGGTCGGCTATGGCGCCCGCATCGGCGTGCTGCCCGAGTCACGTTGGAACAACCCCGAGCCCGAGCTGGTGCTGGCCGTGGACAGCCGCGGCCAGATCGTGGGCGCGACGCTGGGCAACGACGTCAACCTGCGCGACGTGGAAGGGCGCAGCGCGCTGCTGTTGACCCGCGCCAAGGACAACAACGGCTCCTGCGCCATCGGCCCCTTCATCCGGCTGTTCGACGCCGATTTCACCCTGGACAGCGTGCGCGCCGCCGAGGTGGCGCTGCGCATCGACGGGCCCGACGGCTTCTCGCTGGCCGGCGTGAATCTGATGAGCCAGATCAGCCGCGACCCGCTGGACCTGGTGCGCCAGACCCTGGGCGCGCACCATCAGTACCCGGACGGCTGCATGCTGTTCCTGGGCACCATGTTCTCGCCCACGCAGGACCGGCACGGGCCGGGCAGCGGCTTCACCCACGCGATGGGCGACCGCGTCGAGATCGCCTCCGGCCCGCTGGGCGCGCTGGTCAACGAGGTGGGCGAGTGCACCGCCATTCCTCCCTGGGACTTCGGCTTGCGGGCGCTGTACGCGAGCCTGGCGCGGCGGGGGCTGCTGGCGGGGGCCGCCACGGGCTGA
- the obgE gene encoding GTPase ObgE, translating to MKFVDEATIEVVAGKGGNGVASFRREKFIPKGGPDGGDGGRGGTIFAVADRNINTLIDFRYARLHRAKNGENGRGSDQYGAAAPDITLRVPVGTVIHDAETGEVLFDLNRHEQKVVLAAGGQGGMGNIHFKSSVNRAPRQWTPGKEGEHRYLRMELKVLADVGLLGLPNAGKSTLITRISNAKPKIADYPFTTLHPNLGVVRTSPSRSFVVADIPGLIEGASEGAGLGHLFLRHLARTRVLLHLVDVSTPDPDADPVEQAVIDARAIVEELRRYDPELADKPRWLVLNKLDMVADPEDTKQRFLKLYDWTGPVFGISGLSGEGTQDLIYALQDYLDAEREKEQLAQDQADGTYVAEDPRFDDTRSDAAPKGGQTGGDE from the coding sequence ATGAAATTCGTAGACGAAGCCACCATCGAAGTCGTCGCCGGCAAAGGCGGCAATGGCGTGGCGAGCTTTCGCCGCGAAAAGTTCATCCCCAAGGGCGGCCCGGACGGCGGCGACGGCGGACGCGGCGGCACCATCTTCGCCGTGGCCGATCGCAACATCAACACGCTGATCGACTTCCGCTACGCGCGCCTGCATCGCGCCAAGAACGGCGAGAACGGCCGCGGCTCGGACCAGTACGGCGCGGCCGCCCCCGACATCACGCTGCGCGTGCCCGTCGGCACCGTCATCCATGACGCCGAGACCGGCGAAGTCCTGTTCGACCTGAACCGCCACGAGCAGAAGGTCGTGCTGGCGGCCGGCGGCCAGGGCGGCATGGGCAACATCCACTTCAAGTCCAGCGTCAACCGCGCGCCGCGTCAGTGGACGCCCGGCAAGGAAGGCGAGCACCGCTACCTGCGCATGGAACTGAAGGTGCTGGCCGACGTGGGCCTGCTGGGCCTGCCGAACGCCGGCAAGTCCACGCTGATCACCCGCATCTCGAACGCCAAGCCCAAGATCGCCGACTACCCCTTCACCACGCTGCATCCGAACCTGGGCGTGGTGCGCACCTCGCCGTCGCGCAGCTTCGTGGTGGCGGACATTCCCGGCCTGATCGAAGGCGCCTCGGAAGGCGCCGGCCTGGGCCACCTGTTCCTGCGGCACCTGGCGCGCACGCGCGTGCTGCTGCACCTGGTGGACGTGTCCACGCCCGATCCCGACGCCGATCCGGTCGAGCAGGCCGTGATCGACGCCCGCGCCATCGTCGAGGAACTGCGTCGCTACGATCCCGAACTGGCCGACAAGCCGCGCTGGCTGGTGCTGAACAAGCTGGACATGGTGGCCGATCCCGAGGACACCAAGCAGCGCTTCCTCAAGCTCTACGACTGGACCGGCCCGGTGTTCGGCATCTCCGGCCTGTCGGGCGAAGGCACGCAGGACCTGATCTACGCGCTGCAGGACTACCTGGACGCCGAGCGCGAAAAGGAACAGCTGGCGCAGGACCAGGCCGACGGCACCTACGTGGCCGAAGACCCGCGCTTCGACGACACGCGCTCGGACGCCGCGCCCAAGGGCGGCCAGACCGGCGGCGACGAATAA
- the rpmA gene encoding 50S ribosomal protein L27 encodes MAQKKGGGSTRNGRDSESKRLGVKAFGGELIPAGSIIVRQRGTRFHAGVNVGMGKDHTLFALIDGKVQFGFKGALNKQTVSIVAAE; translated from the coding sequence ATGGCACAGAAAAAGGGCGGCGGCTCTACGCGGAACGGACGCGACTCAGAATCGAAGCGTCTGGGCGTCAAGGCATTCGGCGGTGAACTCATCCCCGCCGGTTCGATCATCGTGCGTCAGCGCGGCACGCGCTTCCACGCTGGCGTGAACGTCGGCATGGGCAAGGACCACACCCTGTTCGCGCTGATCGACGGCAAGGTTCAATTCGGCTTCAAGGGCGCGTTGAACAAGCAAACCGTTTCGATCGTCGCCGCCGAGTAA
- the rplU gene encoding 50S ribosomal protein L21 produces MYAVVKTGGKQYRVAAGEKLKIEQIPADIGQEITLDQVLSVGEGDQLKVGTPLVAGAVVKATVLAQGRHDKVKIFKMRRRKHYQKHQGHRQNYTEIRIEAITA; encoded by the coding sequence ATGTACGCGGTCGTAAAAACCGGCGGCAAGCAATATCGCGTTGCTGCTGGCGAAAAACTCAAGATAGAACAGATACCGGCTGACATTGGGCAAGAAATCACCCTGGACCAAGTGCTGTCCGTGGGCGAAGGCGACCAGCTGAAAGTTGGTACGCCTCTCGTCGCCGGCGCCGTGGTCAAGGCAACGGTTCTTGCGCAAGGCCGCCACGACAAGGTCAAGATCTTCAAGATGCGCCGTCGCAAGCACTATCAGAAGCATCAGGGCCACCGTCAGAACTACACCGAAATCCGCATCGAAGCCATCACGGCCTGA
- a CDS encoding IclR family transcriptional regulator: protein MPDTADVPAIRRAHDILRTLAAQPGPVKAAELMRACNLPRSSLYLLLDSLERRRWIERREGGYIVGIELMALGAAYLRHDSLQTAFHRVAAEFVARCNEVVQLAALDGFEVVYLAREDARRPVRLVSDLGLRLPAHACALGKAMLAGLDPAELDARLPAKLARVTERTLATPEALRRELEEVRRDGLAQDREEVTAGLVCFAAYVGVTPLGKRLAVSTSIPSDRLDNAHRQAAIAGIRQVARELAKLTAALP, encoded by the coding sequence ATGCCTGACACCGCCGACGTTCCCGCCATCCGCCGCGCCCACGACATCCTCAGGACGCTGGCCGCGCAACCCGGCCCGGTGAAGGCCGCCGAATTGATGCGCGCCTGCAACCTGCCCCGCAGCTCGCTGTACCTGCTGCTGGACAGCCTGGAGCGGCGCCGCTGGATCGAGCGCCGCGAGGGCGGCTACATCGTCGGCATCGAGCTGATGGCGCTGGGCGCGGCCTACCTGCGCCACGACAGCCTGCAGACCGCCTTCCACCGGGTGGCGGCGGAATTCGTGGCGCGCTGCAACGAGGTGGTGCAACTGGCGGCGCTGGACGGTTTCGAGGTGGTCTACCTGGCGCGCGAGGACGCGCGCCGGCCGGTGCGGCTGGTGTCGGATCTGGGGCTGCGGCTGCCGGCGCACGCCTGCGCGCTGGGCAAGGCCATGCTGGCCGGGCTGGATCCGGCCGAGTTGGACGCGCGCCTGCCCGCCAAGCTGGCCCGAGTCACCGAACGCACGCTGGCCACGCCCGAGGCGCTGCGCCGCGAACTGGAAGAGGTGCGCCGCGACGGCCTGGCCCAGGACCGCGAGGAGGTCACGGCAGGCCTGGTCTGCTTTGCCGCCTATGTGGGCGTGACGCCGCTGGGCAAGCGGCTGGCCGTCAGCACGTCCATTCCCTCTGACCGGCTCGATAATGCCCACCGGCAGGCCGCCATCGCCGGCATCCGTCAGGTGGCGCGCGAGCTGGCGAAGCTGACCGCCGCCCTGCCGTGA
- a CDS encoding preprotein translocase subunit SecD — MQLTLRNMAPALMVLTLALAGCKTAPTKNAGDAAATPQTGQQQQQQQSPSATASVVEFYVARTQAGPGLTEVTLPDGKLYMEQQPVLTRADLTEAAQLVDREGNNFVGLRFSESGARKLNDISSKNVGNMLVLVLDRELIAAPRIGEPLNRGVLAFGVPSAKAAADIASRIRGDSSAPAAGGSPATAPVTAPAAKP; from the coding sequence ATGCAACTGACCCTGCGCAACATGGCGCCCGCCTTGATGGTCCTGACCCTGGCGCTTGCGGGTTGCAAGACCGCGCCGACCAAGAATGCCGGCGATGCCGCCGCGACGCCCCAGACGGGCCAGCAACAACAGCAACAGCAGTCGCCCTCGGCCACGGCTTCCGTGGTGGAGTTCTATGTGGCCAGGACCCAGGCCGGCCCGGGCCTGACGGAAGTCACGCTGCCCGACGGCAAGCTCTACATGGAACAGCAACCCGTGCTGACGCGCGCCGACCTGACCGAGGCCGCCCAGTTGGTGGACCGCGAAGGCAACAACTTCGTCGGCCTGCGCTTCTCGGAATCGGGCGCGCGCAAGCTCAACGACATCAGCAGCAAGAACGTAGGCAACATGCTGGTCCTGGTGCTGGACCGCGAGCTGATCGCCGCGCCGCGCATCGGCGAGCCGCTGAATCGCGGCGTGCTGGCGTTTGGCGTGCCGTCGGCGAAGGCGGCCGCCGACATCGCTTCCCGCATCCGTGGCGATTCGTCCGCGCCCGCGGCGGGTGGCTCGCCGGCCACCGCGCCTGTCACGGCGCCGGCGGCCAAGCCCTGA
- the proB gene encoding glutamate 5-kinase produces MSAESTAVSVVSNAQRIVAKVGSSLVTNEGRGLDRAAVAHWAAQIAALRKQGRQVVLVSSGAIAEGMARLGWRKRPSVMHELQAAAAVGQMGLCQAYEAAFAEHGLRTAQILLTHEDLADRHRYLNARSTLFALLRLGVVPIVNENDTVVTDEIRLGDNDTLGALVTNLIEADTLVILTDQRGLYDSDPRKNPDAKFISHAQAGDAALEAMAGGAGSGIGTGGMLTKVLAAKRAAHSGAHTVIASGRERDVLTRLAQGECIGSELQAALPVWSARKQWLADHLRLRGRVTLDDGAVQALLREGKSLLPIGVTAVDGEFGRGDVVACVDSEGRECARGLINYSAADTRRILRQPSSQIARILGSMTEPELMHRDNLVVL; encoded by the coding sequence ATGTCTGCCGAATCAACCGCCGTATCCGTCGTCTCCAACGCCCAGCGCATCGTCGCCAAGGTGGGCTCGTCGCTCGTCACCAACGAAGGCCGCGGCCTGGACCGTGCCGCCGTGGCCCACTGGGCCGCGCAGATCGCCGCGCTGCGCAAGCAAGGCCGGCAGGTGGTGCTGGTGTCCAGCGGCGCGATCGCGGAAGGCATGGCGCGACTGGGCTGGCGCAAGCGTCCGTCGGTGATGCACGAGTTGCAGGCCGCCGCCGCCGTGGGCCAGATGGGCCTGTGCCAGGCGTATGAGGCCGCCTTCGCGGAACACGGCCTGCGCACCGCGCAGATCCTGCTCACCCACGAAGACCTGGCCGACCGCCACCGCTACCTGAACGCCCGCAGCACGCTGTTCGCGCTGCTGCGCCTGGGCGTGGTGCCCATCGTCAACGAGAACGACACCGTCGTCACCGACGAGATCCGGCTGGGCGACAACGATACGCTGGGCGCGCTGGTCACCAACCTGATCGAAGCCGACACACTGGTCATCCTGACCGACCAGCGCGGCCTGTACGATTCGGACCCGCGCAAGAACCCCGACGCAAAGTTCATCTCGCACGCGCAAGCGGGCGACGCCGCGCTGGAAGCCATGGCCGGCGGCGCCGGCAGCGGCATCGGCACCGGCGGCATGCTGACCAAGGTGCTGGCGGCCAAGCGCGCCGCGCACAGCGGCGCGCATACCGTGATCGCCTCGGGCCGCGAGCGCGACGTGCTGACCCGCCTGGCGCAAGGCGAGTGCATCGGCAGCGAGCTGCAGGCGGCGCTGCCGGTGTGGTCGGCGCGCAAGCAATGGCTGGCCGATCACCTGCGCCTGCGCGGCCGCGTGACGCTGGACGACGGCGCCGTGCAGGCCCTGCTGCGCGAAGGCAAGAGCCTGCTGCCCATCGGCGTGACCGCCGTCGACGGCGAGTTCGGCCGCGGCGACGTGGTCGCCTGCGTCGACAGCGAGGGCCGCGAATGCGCGCGCGGCCTGATCAACTACTCGGCCGCCGACACCCGGCGCATCCTGCGCCAGCCTTCATCGCAGATTGCCCGCATCCTGGGCAGCATGACCGAACCCGAGCTCATGCATCGGGATAATCTGGTCGTCCTGTAG
- the thiC gene encoding phosphomethylpyrimidine synthase ThiC, producing MNANPKFLAATAEVDSAAVAPLPKSRKVYETGSRPDIRVPFREIEQADTPTMFGGEKNPPLTVYDCSGPYTDPDAKIDIRRGLPELRRAWIEERGDTELLAGPTSDYGKERLTDPKLTAMRFDLRRPPRRAKSGANVTQMHYARRGIITPEMEFVAIRENLRREQYLETLRASGPDGEKMVKRLLRQHPGQSFGASIPSAITPEFVRDEIARGRAIIPANINHPEIEPMAIGRNFLVKINANIGNSAVSSGIGEEVEKMTWAIRWGGDTVMDLSTGKHIHETREWIIRNSPVPIGTVPIYQALEKVDGKAEELTWEIFRDTLIEQAEQGVDYFTIHAGVRLPFIPMTADRMTGIVSRGGSIMAKWCLAHHKESFLYERFDEICEIMKAYDVSFSLGDGLRPGSGYDANDEAQFAELKTLGELTQVAWKHDVQVMIEGPGHVPMQMIKENMELQLEHCHEAPFYTLGPLTTDIAPGYDHITSGIGAALIGWYGTAMLCYVTPKEHLGLPNKKDVKDGIITYKIAAHAADLAKGHPGAAIRDNALSKARFEFRWDDQFNLGLDPDTAKEFHDETLPKDSMKVAHFCSMCGPHFCSMKITQDVRDYAASQGVSEKDALEKGMQEKSIEFVKKGAEVYHRQ from the coding sequence ATGAACGCCAATCCCAAATTCCTGGCCGCCACCGCAGAAGTGGACTCGGCCGCCGTCGCGCCGCTGCCCAAATCGCGCAAGGTGTACGAGACCGGCTCGCGGCCCGACATCCGCGTGCCGTTCCGCGAGATCGAGCAGGCCGACACGCCCACCATGTTCGGCGGCGAGAAGAACCCGCCGCTGACGGTCTACGATTGCAGCGGCCCCTACACCGACCCGGACGCCAAGATCGACATCCGCCGCGGCCTGCCCGAGCTGCGCCGCGCCTGGATCGAAGAGCGCGGCGACACCGAGCTGCTGGCCGGCCCGACCAGCGACTACGGCAAGGAACGCCTGACCGATCCCAAGCTGACGGCCATGCGCTTCGACCTGCGCCGTCCGCCGCGCCGCGCCAAGTCGGGCGCCAACGTCACCCAGATGCACTACGCGCGCCGCGGCATCATCACGCCGGAAATGGAATTCGTGGCCATCCGCGAAAACCTGCGCCGCGAGCAGTACCTGGAAACGCTGCGCGCCAGCGGTCCGGATGGCGAGAAGATGGTCAAGCGCCTGCTGCGCCAGCATCCGGGCCAGTCCTTCGGCGCGTCCATCCCGTCGGCCATCACGCCCGAGTTCGTGCGCGACGAGATCGCGCGCGGCCGCGCCATCATCCCGGCCAACATCAACCACCCGGAAATCGAGCCGATGGCCATCGGCCGCAACTTCCTGGTGAAGATCAACGCCAACATCGGCAACTCGGCCGTCAGCTCCGGCATCGGCGAGGAAGTCGAGAAGATGACCTGGGCCATCCGCTGGGGCGGCGACACGGTCATGGATCTGTCCACCGGCAAGCACATCCATGAAACGCGCGAGTGGATCATCCGCAACTCGCCCGTGCCGATCGGCACCGTGCCGATCTACCAGGCGCTGGAAAAGGTCGACGGCAAGGCCGAGGAACTGACCTGGGAGATCTTCCGCGACACGCTGATCGAGCAGGCCGAACAAGGCGTGGACTACTTCACCATCCACGCCGGCGTGCGCCTGCCGTTCATTCCGATGACGGCGGACCGGATGACGGGCATCGTCTCGCGCGGCGGCTCGATCATGGCCAAGTGGTGCCTGGCGCATCACAAGGAGAGCTTCCTGTACGAGCGCTTCGACGAGATCTGCGAAATCATGAAGGCCTACGACGTCAGCTTCTCGCTGGGCGACGGCCTGCGCCCGGGCTCGGGCTACGACGCCAACGACGAGGCGCAGTTCGCCGAGCTGAAGACGCTGGGCGAGCTGACCCAGGTGGCCTGGAAGCACGACGTGCAGGTCATGATCGAAGGCCCCGGCCACGTGCCGATGCAGATGATCAAGGAAAACATGGAGCTGCAGCTGGAACACTGCCACGAGGCGCCGTTCTACACGCTGGGCCCGCTGACCACCGACATCGCGCCGGGCTACGACCACATCACGTCCGGCATCGGCGCCGCGCTGATCGGCTGGTACGGCACCGCCATGCTCTGTTATGTGACGCCCAAGGAGCACCTGGGCCTGCCGAACAAGAAGGACGTGAAGGACGGCATCATCACGTACAAGATCGCGGCGCACGCGGCCGACCTGGCCAAGGGCCATCCGGGCGCGGCCATCCGCGACAACGCGCTGTCCAAGGCGCGCTTCGAGTTCCGCTGGGACGACCAGTTCAACCTGGGCCTGGATCCGGACACGGCGAAGGAGTTCCACGACGAGACCTTGCCCAAGGACTCGATGAAGGTGGCGCACTTCTGCTCCATGTGCGGCCCGCATTTCTGCTCGATGAAGATCACGCAGGACGTGCGTGACTACGCCGCGTCGCAGGGCGTGAGCGAGAAGGACGCGCTGGAAAAGGGCATGCAGGAAAAGTCCATCGAGTTCGTGAAGAAGGGCGCCGAGGTCTATCACCGGCAATAA
- a CDS encoding winged helix-turn-helix domain-containing protein, which produces MWHRGTVFVVQSDEIAGNHFAKNLRELRWRVHCFASVNALLERLSGQVTDAIVLRDRYDDPSLSIAAARRAAPGAALAWQDADACAQARIAAMDAGADACPAPDMSMAEWDALLRTLCRRLQGAGRPAPAWRVDMHARVLAGPAGERLPLTATERAFLVRLLNAPDHCLRRERFLPRNAAVERDSVRRVDVLVSRLRSKARRLDIDLPVLAVRGWGYILLARGGQAGADATGRPDYPDA; this is translated from the coding sequence ATGTGGCACAGAGGCACCGTCTTTGTCGTGCAATCCGATGAAATTGCGGGTAATCATTTCGCCAAGAATCTGCGTGAGTTGCGCTGGCGCGTCCATTGCTTCGCATCGGTGAACGCGCTGCTCGAACGCCTGTCCGGGCAGGTGACGGACGCGATCGTGCTGCGCGATCGCTACGATGATCCTTCGCTGTCTATCGCCGCCGCGCGCCGGGCCGCGCCGGGCGCGGCGCTGGCCTGGCAGGACGCCGACGCCTGCGCACAGGCCCGCATCGCGGCCATGGACGCGGGCGCGGACGCTTGTCCGGCGCCGGACATGAGCATGGCCGAATGGGATGCGCTGCTGCGCACGCTGTGCCGGCGGCTACAGGGCGCTGGGCGTCCCGCGCCGGCCTGGCGCGTGGACATGCACGCGCGCGTGCTGGCGGGGCCGGCGGGCGAGCGGCTGCCGCTCACCGCGACCGAGCGCGCCTTCCTGGTGCGTCTGCTCAATGCGCCGGACCACTGCCTGCGACGCGAGCGTTTCCTGCCGCGCAACGCCGCCGTCGAGCGGGACAGCGTGCGCCGCGTGGACGTGCTGGTCTCGCGTCTGCGCAGCAAGGCGCGGCGGCTCGATATCGACCTGCCGGTATTGGCGGTGCGGGGGTGGGGCTACATCCTGCTGGCGCGGGGAGGGCAGGCGGGCGCGGACGCTACAGGACGACCAGATTATCCCGATGCATGA
- a CDS encoding FadR/GntR family transcriptional regulator produces MLTPPLTLTEQVARQIAADIAQGVHRVGAKLPSGRVLAEQYGVSAAVIREVTERLRAQGLIQSRQGSGCTVTSRTGAQGFLLSDSIAASREQLASVYELRMELEGGAAALAALRRDDADLAAMADSLARLERHLEDPEQGVENDISFHLAVAASTHNSHYADLLRYLNLQLRQAVGAARANSRQQAGLSVAVHQEHVAVFEAIRAQDAVAARQAAVGHLRQAAARLQLALAEDAP; encoded by the coding sequence ATGCTGACGCCTCCCCTGACCCTGACCGAACAGGTCGCCCGCCAGATCGCCGCCGACATCGCCCAGGGCGTGCATCGCGTCGGCGCCAAACTGCCGTCCGGCCGCGTGCTGGCCGAACAGTACGGCGTCAGCGCCGCCGTGATCCGCGAAGTCACCGAGCGACTGCGCGCGCAGGGACTGATCCAGAGCCGCCAGGGCTCAGGCTGCACCGTCACCTCGCGCACCGGCGCGCAAGGCTTCCTGCTGTCGGACAGCATCGCCGCCAGTCGCGAACAACTGGCCAGCGTGTACGAACTGCGCATGGAACTCGAAGGCGGCGCCGCGGCGCTGGCCGCGCTGCGCCGCGACGACGCCGACCTGGCCGCCATGGCCGACTCGCTGGCGCGGCTGGAGCGGCACCTCGAAGACCCGGAGCAGGGCGTCGAAAACGACATCTCGTTCCATCTGGCCGTGGCCGCCTCCACGCACAACAGTCATTACGCGGACCTGCTGCGCTACCTGAACCTGCAACTGCGCCAGGCCGTGGGCGCGGCGCGCGCCAACAGCCGCCAGCAGGCCGGGCTGAGCGTTGCCGTGCACCAGGAGCATGTGGCGGTGTTCGAAGCCATCCGCGCGCAGGACGCCGTCGCCGCCCGCCAGGCGGCCGTGGGGCACCTTCGACAAGCCGCCGCGCGATTGCAGCTGGCGCTGGCGGAGGACGCGCCGTAG
- a CDS encoding FAD-binding oxidoreductase codes for MSSTDFAQRLVQALGPDTVATAEQDIAPWLSDWRGLYNGRAQAVVRPRRTEEVATCLALCQQAGVPVVPRGGNTGLCGGATPDQGAANVVLSLDRMNAVRGIDTIANTLVAEAGCILGNLRRAAQDAGRLLPLSLAAEDSSQIGGNVATNAGGVNVVRYGMARELVLGLEAVLPTGEVFHGLRTLRKDNTGYDLKQLLIGSEGTLGVITAVALRLFPRADVRSVVLAAVESPAQALRLFELLYAKCGARLQAFEYFSGDCLDLVLTHAEGVQEPFGQRYPAYVLVELADSADDAALNALLESVIGQALEDELCLDAVVSASLAQLQGLWKLREEISEAQRADGPHLKHDVSLPIERIPDFMASAQARLQAQFSGIRPFIFGHFGDGNLHYNLSRPAGAPRDWAATQGAAITDAVLDEVNRYGGSISAEHGIGQLKRDHFLHSKDPLELRLMREIKRLVDPAGIMNPGKLL; via the coding sequence ATGAGCTCAACCGATTTCGCCCAACGCCTGGTCCAGGCCCTGGGCCCCGACACCGTCGCCACCGCTGAACAGGACATCGCGCCCTGGCTGTCCGACTGGCGCGGCCTGTACAACGGCCGCGCCCAGGCAGTGGTGCGCCCGCGCCGCACCGAAGAGGTCGCCACCTGCCTGGCGCTGTGCCAGCAGGCCGGCGTGCCGGTGGTGCCGCGCGGCGGCAATACCGGCCTGTGCGGCGGCGCCACGCCCGACCAGGGCGCGGCCAACGTGGTGCTGAGCCTGGATCGCATGAACGCGGTGCGCGGCATCGACACCATCGCCAACACCCTGGTGGCCGAGGCCGGCTGCATCCTGGGCAACCTGCGCCGCGCGGCGCAGGACGCCGGCCGGCTGCTGCCGCTGAGCCTGGCGGCCGAGGACTCCAGCCAGATCGGCGGCAACGTCGCCACCAACGCCGGCGGCGTGAACGTGGTGCGCTACGGCATGGCGCGCGAGCTGGTGCTGGGCCTGGAAGCCGTGCTGCCCACGGGCGAGGTGTTCCACGGCCTGCGCACGCTGCGCAAGGACAACACCGGCTACGACCTCAAGCAGCTCCTGATCGGCTCCGAGGGCACGTTGGGCGTGATCACCGCCGTGGCGCTGCGCCTGTTCCCGCGCGCCGACGTGCGCTCGGTGGTGCTGGCGGCGGTGGAGTCGCCGGCCCAGGCGCTGCGCCTGTTCGAGCTGTTGTACGCGAAGTGCGGCGCGCGCCTGCAGGCCTTCGAGTATTTCTCGGGCGATTGCCTGGACCTGGTGCTGACGCACGCCGAAGGCGTGCAGGAACCCTTCGGCCAGCGTTACCCCGCCTATGTGCTGGTGGAGCTGGCCGACTCGGCCGACGATGCCGCGCTGAACGCCCTGCTGGAAAGCGTGATCGGCCAGGCGCTGGAAGACGAGCTGTGCCTGGACGCGGTGGTGTCGGCCTCGCTGGCCCAGCTGCAAGGGCTGTGGAAGCTGCGCGAGGAAATCTCCGAGGCGCAGCGCGCCGATGGCCCGCACCTGAAGCACGACGTGTCCCTGCCCATCGAGCGCATCCCGGACTTCATGGCCTCGGCCCAGGCCCGGTTGCAGGCGCAGTTCTCCGGCATCCGCCCCTTCATCTTCGGCCACTTCGGCGACGGCAATCTGCACTACAACCTGTCGCGCCCGGCCGGCGCGCCGCGCGACTGGGCCGCCACGCAGGGCGCGGCCATCACCGACGCGGTGCTGGACGAGGTCAACCGATACGGTGGCAGCATCAGCGCCGAGCACGGCATCGGCCAGCTCAAGCGCGATCACTTCCTGCACAGCAAGGATCCGCTGGAGCTGCGGCTGATGCGCGAGATCAAACGCCTGGTGGACCCGGCGGGCATCATGAATCCGGGCAAGCTGCTGTAG